In the Deinococcus ficus genome, one interval contains:
- a CDS encoding ABC transporter permease subunit — protein sequence MWPEITHVLRDTLHDHRRALGWWALGLSLYTLSVLAVYPAFKDDPSLNEVMRSLPDALKVLFGEDYTSPAGYVGGKLLSLMPVLLSLYAGLTGAGLIAGAEQRGHLEFPLATPLSRTGLLAGRTLALLVLLLALGGTLFAATWVGGALFQAPLNAAHLLTTVALHTLGAWVFGALALAAGAATGQPGLASGLGVGLGIFSMVLYGLGAQVPALSAVEGLNPWKYALALNALKEQVSLMPAVVALLVGVLLVAAAAPLFSRRDVSV from the coding sequence ATGTGGCCTGAGATCACGCATGTGCTGCGCGACACCCTGCACGACCATCGCCGCGCCCTGGGCTGGTGGGCGCTGGGCCTCAGCCTGTACACGCTGAGCGTGCTGGCCGTGTACCCCGCCTTCAAGGACGACCCCAGCCTGAACGAGGTGATGCGCAGCCTCCCGGACGCGCTGAAGGTCCTGTTCGGGGAGGACTACACCAGCCCCGCCGGGTACGTGGGCGGGAAGCTGCTGAGCCTGATGCCGGTGCTGCTGAGCCTGTACGCCGGCCTGACCGGCGCGGGCCTGATCGCCGGCGCGGAGCAGCGCGGGCACCTGGAATTCCCGCTCGCCACGCCGCTGTCCCGTACGGGCCTGCTGGCCGGGCGAACCCTGGCGCTGCTGGTCCTGCTGCTGGCCCTGGGGGGCACGCTGTTCGCGGCCACCTGGGTCGGCGGGGCGCTGTTCCAGGCGCCGCTGAACGCCGCGCACCTGCTCACCACGGTGGCGCTGCACACGCTGGGCGCCTGGGTGTTCGGGGCGCTGGCCCTGGCAGCCGGGGCGGCCACCGGGCAGCCGGGGCTCGCCTCGGGTCTGGGCGTGGGCCTGGGGATCTTCAGCATGGTGCTGTACGGCCTGGGCGCCCAGGTGCCCGCCTTGAGCGCGGTGGAGGGCCTGAACCCCTGGAAGTACGCCCTGGCCCTGAACGCCCTGAAGGAGCAGGTGAGCCTCATGCCGGCCGTGGTGGCCCTGCTGGTGGGCGTACTTCTAGTGGCGGCGGCCGCTCCGCTGTTCAGTCGGCGGGACGTGAGCGTCTGA
- a CDS encoding ABC transporter ATP-binding protein, producing MNADAIETQALSKHFAPGVGVSALTLSVPPGEVFGFLGPNGAGKTTTIRTLLGFLRPTGGEGRIFGLDVWRAREAVHARVGYLPGEVHLNPAWTGQELLDRGARLRGLRDVTYGLEVAGRLDLDLTRRVGALSKGNRQKVGVTLALMHRPDLLILDEPTDGLDPLVQDTVLALLREARAEGRTVFLSSHVLSEVERVADRVGIIRAGQLVRVDRLPDLKASLPQRLHVTFAAAPRADLAALPGLTVTRAGLLSVEGLWRGDPNPLLRALAGEQVRALSFTPSSLEDAFMDEYRTGGPHVA from the coding sequence GTGAACGCAGACGCCATCGAGACGCAGGCCCTGAGCAAGCACTTCGCGCCGGGCGTGGGCGTGAGTGCCCTGACGCTGAGCGTCCCGCCGGGCGAGGTGTTCGGCTTTCTGGGGCCGAACGGGGCGGGCAAGACGACCACCATCCGCACGCTGCTGGGCTTCCTGCGGCCCACCGGCGGCGAGGGGCGGATCTTCGGCCTGGACGTGTGGCGGGCGCGCGAGGCGGTGCACGCGCGGGTGGGGTACCTGCCGGGCGAGGTGCACCTGAATCCCGCCTGGACCGGGCAGGAGCTGCTGGACCGCGGCGCCCGGCTGCGCGGGTTGCGGGACGTGACGTACGGGCTGGAGGTGGCCGGCCGCCTGGATCTGGACCTGACGCGGCGGGTGGGCGCGCTCAGCAAGGGCAACCGGCAGAAGGTGGGCGTGACGCTGGCGCTGATGCACCGCCCGGACCTGCTGATCCTGGACGAACCGACTGACGGGCTGGATCCGCTGGTGCAGGACACGGTGCTGGCGCTGCTGCGTGAGGCGAGGGCGGAGGGCCGCACGGTGTTCCTGAGCAGCCACGTGCTGAGCGAGGTGGAGCGCGTCGCGGACCGGGTGGGCATCATCCGGGCGGGGCAGCTGGTGCGCGTGGACCGGCTCCCGGACCTGAAGGCCAGCCTGCCGCAGCGCCTGCACGTGACGTTTGCCGCCGCACCCCGCGCGGACCTTGCGGCGCTCCCGGGCCTGACCGTCACCCGGGCTGGCCTCCTGAGCGTGGAGGGCCTGTGGCGCGGGGATCCCAACCCGCTGCTGCGCGCGCTGGCGGGCGAGCAGGTGCGGGCGCTTTCGTTCACGCCGTCCAGCCTGGAGGACGCCTTCATGGACGAGTACCGCACCGGGGGTCCCCATGTGGCCTGA
- a CDS encoding GbsR/MarR family transcriptional regulator: MTDRLEPPLVEQKLFIERTGVLMEAAGFPRMSGRVLAALLIAPERGSTPAEIAGLLQASRASISVALNQLLLIGMIEHAPNPGERADRFRMKPGSWATLTEAGTRKLESFRQIAQDGLAVLPDGADPGPLREMEAFYRVWLALFPRMMDEWRRLSAQSQAEGGEA; encoded by the coding sequence ATGACCGACCGGCTGGAGCCGCCCCTGGTGGAACAGAAGCTCTTCATCGAGCGGACCGGCGTGCTGATGGAAGCCGCCGGGTTCCCCCGCATGTCCGGGCGGGTGCTGGCGGCCCTGCTGATCGCCCCGGAGCGCGGCAGCACGCCCGCTGAGATCGCCGGGCTGCTGCAGGCCAGCCGGGCGAGCATCAGCGTGGCCCTGAACCAGCTGCTGCTGATCGGCATGATCGAGCACGCCCCGAATCCCGGGGAGCGTGCCGACCGCTTCCGCATGAAACCGGGCAGCTGGGCCACCCTGACCGAGGCCGGCACCCGCAAGCTGGAGAGTTTCCGGCAGATCGCGCAGGACGGCCTGGCGGTCCTGCCGGACGGCGCGGACCCCGGGCCGCTGCGGGAGATGGAGGCGTTCTACCGCGTGTGGCTGGCGCTGTTTCCCCGGATGATGGACGAGTGGCGCCGCCTGAGCGCCCAGTCTCAGGCAGAGGGTGGTGAGGCGTGA
- a CDS encoding menaquinone biosynthesis decarboxylase — protein sequence MAFPDIQSFMALLESRGELLRVREPVSRDLEITEISDRLVKKGGPAVVFENVVGSDYPVVMGLMGTRERTALALGVHDLDDLAAKVRALIDLKGAGGLMGMLGNLPKLRDAMNLPPRRVKRAPAQEVVWRGDEVDLSKIPVLKCWPEDGGPFVTFPLVITKDPDTGERNMGMYRMQVMSKNTTGMHWQRHKTGTKHLEKARKKGQKLEVAVAIGGDPALIYAATAPLPPIPGLDEFALAGYLRGQRYPVVKGLTVDLDVPANAEFILEGYVDPQEDWVVEGPFGDHTGFYTLPDRYPLFHVTAVTMRQAPVYPATIVGRPPMEDAYLIEASERLFLPAAQLIIPEIVDYHMPPAGVAHNLVVVSIKKDFPGQAYKVANGLFGLGQMMFAKVIVVVDDHVRVNDMDAVWREVTQKAVPGRDTLTTRGPIDVLDHSSRGWGYGGKLIIDATTKRPEEIGSPKSSREAQAQDTTPETFQPRARTDLPTFEGVLDQTQTPDGYWIVTLDKTRAGQTRDLAAAFAAHPAAAGIRHLLIADEHTDPHDPGDVWWTILNNIDPERDVWLEGQLLAWDGAKKLPEEGFVREWPPKIVMDASVIARVDRMWNVYGLPEQWR from the coding sequence ATGGCGTTCCCGGACATTCAGTCGTTCATGGCCCTGCTGGAATCCCGCGGCGAACTGCTGCGCGTGCGCGAACCCGTCTCCCGCGACCTGGAAATCACCGAGATCAGCGACCGCCTCGTGAAAAAAGGCGGCCCCGCCGTGGTCTTCGAGAACGTCGTCGGCAGCGACTACCCGGTCGTGATGGGCCTGATGGGCACCCGCGAACGCACCGCCCTCGCCCTCGGCGTCCACGACCTCGACGACCTCGCCGCGAAAGTCCGCGCGCTGATCGACCTGAAAGGCGCCGGCGGGCTGATGGGCATGCTGGGCAACCTCCCCAAACTCCGCGACGCGATGAACCTCCCCCCCCGCCGCGTGAAACGCGCCCCAGCCCAGGAAGTCGTGTGGCGCGGCGACGAGGTGGACCTCAGCAAGATCCCCGTCCTCAAGTGCTGGCCCGAGGACGGCGGCCCCTTCGTCACCTTCCCCCTGGTCATCACCAAGGACCCCGACACCGGCGAACGCAACATGGGCATGTACCGCATGCAGGTCATGAGCAAGAACACCACCGGCATGCACTGGCAACGCCACAAGACCGGCACCAAGCACCTGGAAAAAGCCCGCAAGAAAGGCCAGAAGCTGGAAGTGGCCGTCGCCATCGGCGGTGACCCCGCCCTGATCTACGCCGCCACCGCCCCCCTGCCGCCCATCCCCGGTCTGGACGAGTTCGCGCTCGCCGGGTATCTGCGCGGACAGCGCTACCCGGTCGTCAAGGGCCTCACCGTGGACCTCGACGTGCCCGCCAACGCCGAATTCATCCTCGAAGGTTACGTGGACCCCCAGGAAGACTGGGTGGTCGAGGGGCCCTTCGGCGACCACACCGGCTTCTACACCCTCCCCGACCGCTACCCCCTCTTCCACGTCACCGCCGTCACCATGCGCCAGGCCCCCGTGTACCCCGCCACCATCGTGGGCCGCCCCCCCATGGAGGACGCCTACCTCATCGAGGCGTCCGAACGCCTCTTCCTGCCCGCCGCGCAACTGATCATCCCCGAGATCGTCGACTACCACATGCCGCCCGCCGGCGTCGCCCACAACCTCGTCGTCGTCAGCATCAAAAAGGACTTCCCCGGGCAGGCGTACAAGGTCGCCAACGGCCTGTTCGGCCTCGGGCAGATGATGTTCGCCAAGGTCATCGTCGTCGTGGACGACCACGTCAGGGTCAACGACATGGACGCCGTGTGGCGCGAAGTCACGCAGAAGGCCGTCCCCGGCCGCGACACCCTCACCACCCGCGGTCCCATCGACGTCCTCGACCACAGCAGCCGCGGCTGGGGTTACGGCGGAAAACTCATCATCGACGCCACCACCAAACGCCCCGAGGAAATCGGCAGCCCCAAAAGCAGCCGCGAAGCCCAGGCCCAGGACACCACCCCCGAAACCTTCCAGCCGCGCGCCCGCACCGACCTCCCCACCTTCGAAGGCGTCCTCGACCAGACCCAGACCCCGGACGGCTACTGGATCGTCACCCTCGACAAGACCCGCGCCGGCCAGACCCGCGACCTCGCCGCCGCGTTCGCCGCCCACCCCGCCGCCGCCGGCATCCGCCACCTCCTCATCGCCGACGAACACACCGACCCCCACGACCCCGGCGACGTCTGGTGGACCATCCTCAACAACATCGACCCCGAACGCGACGTGTGGCTTGAAGGTCAGCTTCTCGCCTGGGACGGCGCGAAAAAACTCCCCGAGGAGGGCTTCGTGCGCGAGTGGCCGCCGAAAATCGT